A genomic stretch from Hydrogenimonas thermophila includes:
- a CDS encoding type II toxin-antitoxin system Phd/YefM family antitoxin, translating into MTVLTFSETRKNFASTMDRVVQNREPVIVTRQNREPVVMLSLSDFKSYEETMHLMQSINNANRLNQAIESLERGNGTVRELIEE; encoded by the coding sequence ATGACTGTTCTAACATTTTCAGAAACAAGAAAAAATTTTGCATCTACTATGGATAGAGTGGTACAAAATAGAGAACCAGTTATCGTAACACGTCAAAATAGAGAACCGGTTGTTATGCTCTCTTTGAGTGATTTTAAATCGTATGAAGAGACAATGCACTTAATGCAAAGCATAAATAATGCAAATAGACTCAATCAAGCGATAGAGAGTCTTGAACGTGGAAATGGTACAGTTCGTGAGTTAATAGAAGAATGA
- a CDS encoding Txe/YoeB family addiction module toxin encodes MNLVFAEQAWEDYLYWQQQDKKILKRINLLIKEIKRDPFNGIGDPEPLRYNWSGYWSRRITREHRLVYKVVENEIWIAQCRYHY; translated from the coding sequence ATGAATCTTGTTTTTGCAGAGCAAGCTTGGGAAGACTATCTTTATTGGCAACAGCAAGACAAAAAGATTTTAAAACGAATTAATCTTCTAATAAAAGAGATAAAACGAGATCCATTTAATGGGATAGGTGATCCAGAGCCATTACGTTATAACTGGTCTGGTTACTGGTCTCGTCGTATAACAAGAGAGCATCGATTAGTTTATAAAGTAGTTGAAAATGAAATCTGGATAGCACAATGTCGCTATCACTACTAA